Proteins encoded in a region of the Prunus persica cultivar Lovell chromosome G4, Prunus_persica_NCBIv2, whole genome shotgun sequence genome:
- the LOC18779781 gene encoding receptor-like protein 2 isoform X2, protein MLVQPYNLMAHSFLLFLLFSDIISTNIHACKQTERSSLISFGSTLSSPPLNWTSIDCCRWKGITCNQDGWVTHLLLPFKGIKGGISPSLGNLTHLTHLNLSHNSLYGSLETQFFLSLNRLEFLDLSYNLLSGELPFSLLSSSIRTVDLSSNHFHGSIPSFIFQRASNLTSFNVSNNTFTGYVPSSICLHSSPFVRLLDFSSNEFSGNLALGLGECSKLEVFRAGHNNLSGLLPEDIYNATKLEEIAVPLNSLRGAISEKIVNLTNLAILDLYINELSSELPFNLGKLSKLKFVNLDFNNLEGALPPSLMNCTNLIELHLGFNNLEGDISMLDFYRLSQLTKLDLRVNSFTGTLPTSLYSCRSLKAIGLTRNHLEGQIQAEILSLKSLSFLSLGYNRFTNLTGAMKILMSSESLHTLLLTGSFVGEGMPSDDDMVGFDGFQNLWMLSLAYCDLTGQIPVWLSKLKNLELLSLNFNQITGRIPSWLGTLPRLFYINLSYNRISGKRQTYPPRRLSYFPGLIDLSHNNIYGDIPTEISQLQLLRELYLNSNNFAGVIPDQISDLKDLEVLNLSMNHLSGKIPSSLVSLNFLKRFDVSYNNLQGPIPTSTQIQSFNTSSFAGNPKLCGAPLPNKCGPNKGIDEDNKNNKDSDNWLHQLPWFYIFAALGFIVGFWGVCGSLVINKTWRYTYFQFIDTMNRRLRG, encoded by the exons ATGCTAGTGCAGCCTTATAACTTAATGGCTCAtagcttccttctcttcctcttattCTCTGACATTATATCTACAAACATTCATGCCTGCAAACAAACTGAACGAAGCTCCCTCATATCCTTTGGCTCCACTCTATCTTCTCCTCCTTTAAATTGGACATCCATTGATTGCTGTCGTTGGAAGGGCATCACTTGTAATCAAGATGGTTGGGTCACCCATTTGCTCTTGCCTTTCAAAGGGATCAAAGGAGGTATCTCTCCTTCACTTGGAAATCTCACACATCTCACCCACTTGAACCTTTCCCACAATTCACTATATGGTTCACTTGAAACTCAGTTCTTCTTGTCTTTGAATCGACTCGAGTTCCTTGACTTGAGCTATAATCTTCTTTCTGGAGAGCTACCATTTTCTCTACTATCCAGCAGTATCCGGACAGTCGATTTGTCCAGTAATCACTTTCATGGTTCAATTCCATCTTTCATCTTCCAACGAGCAAGCAACTTGACTAGTTTCAATGTCAGCAACAATACCTTCACAGGGTATGTCCCATCCTCTATCTGTCTCCATTCTTCTCCCTTTGTTAGgctattggatttttcttccaatgaATTCAGTGGCAACCTTGCTCTTGGGCTAGGGGAGTGTTCCAAACTTGAGGTTTTTCGTGCTGGTCACAATAACCTTTCAGGTTTACTTCCAGAAGATATCTATAATGCTACcaaacttgaagaaattgcAGTACCTCTCAATTCACTACGTGGAGCCATTAGTGAAAAAATTGTCAACCTCACCAACCTTGCAATCCTTGACCTCTACATTAATGAATTGAGCAGCGAGCTTCCTTTCAATTTGGGGAAGCTCTCCAAGTTGAAGTTTGTGAACCTTGATTTCAACAATTTAGAAGGTGCTTTGCCCCCATCTTTGATGAATTGCACAAACCTTATAGAACTACATTTGGGATTCAACAACTTGGAAGGAGATATCTCCATGCTTGATTTCTACAGACTTAGTCAACTCACAAAACTTGACTTAAGGGTGAATAGCTTCACTGGTACGTTGCCAACAAGCCTTTACTCATGTAGGTCCCTAAAAGCCATTGGATTGACTAGAAATCATCTAGAAGGACAAATACAAGCCGAGATTCTTTCATTGAAATCCTTATCCTTCCTCTCGCTTGGTTACAATCGATTCACCAACCTCACAGGGGCAATGAAGATATTAATGAGTAGCGAAAGTCTTCACACACTCTTGCTTACTGGTTCCTTCGTAGGTGAGGGAATGCCTTCTGATGATGACATGGTTGGTTTTGATGGATTccaaaatctttggatgttGAGTTTGGCCTATTGTGACCTCACTGGTCAAATACCTGTGTGGTTATCAAAGCTAAAAAATCTAGAGCTCTTGAGTCTAAATTTTAATCAAATCACAGGGCGAATTCCAAGTTGGCTAGGAACTCTTCCTAGACTGTTTTATATCAACTTGTCATACAATCGAATTTCAG GTAAACGACAAACTTATCCACCGCGCAGATTGTCTTACTTTCCAGGATTGATAGACCTATCTCACAATAACATTTATGGAGATATACCTACTGAGATCAGCCAATTACAGCTTCTCCGCGAATTGTATCTTAACTCCAACAACTTCGCCGGCGTCATTCCAGACCAAATATCTGACCTAAAAGATTTAGAGGTTTTGAACCTCTCCATGAATCATTTGTCTGGAAAAATCCCATCGTCTTTGGTGAgccttaattttttgaaaaggtTTGATGTCTCATACAATAATCTCCAAGGACCAATACCAACAAGCACTCAAATCCAAAGCTTCAACACTTCTTCCTTTGCGGGGAATCCAAAACTTTGTGGTGCCCCGCTTCCAAACAAGTGCGGACCAAATAAGGGCATTGATGAAGataacaagaacaacaaagacaGTGACAATTGGCTACATCAACTTCCATGGTTTTATATTTTCGCTGCATTGGGATTCATAGTGGGATTTTGGGGAGTCTGTGGTTCTTTAGTTATTAACAAGACATGGAGATACACATATTTTCAATTCATCGACACGATGAACAGAAGGCTTAGAGGCTAA
- the LOC18780103 gene encoding receptor-like protein 2 isoform X2, with product MAYGFLLFLFFSSIMSTHIHACNQTDRSSLMSFILTLSSLSFNWTSDNCCQWKGIACDQDSRVTHLLLPSKGLKGGMFPSSLANLTHLTHLNLSHNSLFGSLDTQFFVTLNRLEILDLSYNLLSGELPFSLPSSNNIQKLDLSSNHFHGAIPSSFFHQASKLTSFNVSNNTFTGYIPSSICLKHSSPFLRLLDFSSNEFSGNLAPGLGDCSELLVFRAGRNNLSGLLPEDIYNATKLEEISLPLNSLYGAISDKIVNLTNLAILNLLFNHLGSELPLNFGKLSKLKYVNLDFNNLEGYLPPSLMNCTNLEELHVQSNNLEGDISMLDFSRLSQLTKLDIRLNNFTGAMKILMSCKSLHTLLLTGSFKGEGMPGDDDMADIDGFQNLRALSFAECQLTGQIPIWLSKLNKLEILLLGSNQITGPIPSWLGALPRLYHVSLPKNRISGEFPKQLCRLPRLVSEASQDDTSYEFELPFFLGPIITNPSYYLSSKLSSYPAMIDLSENNIGGEIPNEIGQLQHLRMLRLGYNNFFGVIPDQISNLKNLEVLSLSMNHLSGIIPSSLESLNFLKEFNVSYNNLKGPIPTSTQLQSFDASAFEGNPNLCGAPLPNECGRPNKVIEEDNNNNKDEGNGHQLPWFYISSVVLGFIVGFWGVFGYLIFNKRWRYA from the exons ATGGCATATggcttccttctcttcttatttttctcttccattATGTCCACACATATTCATGCATGCAACCAAACTGATCGCAGCTCTCTCATGTCCTTTATCCTAACtttatcttctctttccttCAATTGGACCTCTGATAATTGTTGTCAATGGAAGGGCATCGCTTGTGATCAAGATAGTAGGGTCACCCATTTGCTCCTACCCTCCAAAGGGCTCAAAGGAGGTATGTTTCCCTCATCACTTGCAAATCTCACACATCTCACCCACTTGAATCTCTCGCATAATTCACTTTTTGGTTCACTTGACACTCAATTCTTTGTGACCTTGAATCGTCTTGAGATCCTTGATTTGAGTTATAACCTTCTTTCTGGAGAGCTACCATTTTCTCTACCATCCAGCAATAATATCCAGAAACTAGATTTGTCTAGCAATCACTTCCATGGTGCAATTCCATCTTCATTCTTCCACCAAGCTAGCAAATTGACTAGTTTCAATGTCAGCAACAATACCTTCACAGGGTATATCCCATCCTCGATTTGtctcaaacattcttctccctTCCTTAGgctattggatttttcttccaatgaATTCAGTGGCAACCTTGCTCCTGGACTAGGGGACTGTTCCGAACTGCTGGTTTTTCGGGCCGGTCGCAATAACCTCTCAGGACTACTTCCAGAAGATATCTATAATGCTACTAAACTTGAAGAAATTTCATTACCTCTCAATTCGCTATATGGAGCCATTAGTGATAAAATTGTCAACCTCACCAACCTTGCAATCCTCAACCTCTTGTTTAATCATCTTGGCAGCGAGCTTCCTCTCAATTTTGGGAAGCTCTCCAAGTTGAAATATGTGAACCTTGATTTCAACAATTTAGAAGGTTATTTGCCCCCATCTTTGATGAATTGTACAAACCTTGAAGAACTACATGTGCAATCCAACAACTTGGAAGGAGATATCTCCATGCTTGATTTCTCCAGACTTAGTCAACTTACTAAACTTGACATAAGACTCAATAACTTCACTG GGGCAATGAAGATATTAATGAGTTGCAAAAGTCTTCACACACTCCTACTCACTGGTTCCTTTAAAGGTGAGGGAATGCCAGGTGATGATGACATGGCTGATATTGATGGATTCCAAAATCTTCGAGCATTGAGTTTCGCTGAATGCCAGCTCACGGGTCAAATACCTATATGGTTGTCAAAGCTCAACAAGCTAGAGATCTTGCTTCTGGGTAGTAATCAAATCACAGGGCCAATTCCAAGCTGGTTGGGGGCTCTTCCTAGACTGTATCATGTAAGCTTGCCAAAGAACCGAATTTCTGGTGAATTTCCAAAGCAACTTTGCAGACTACCAAGGTTGGTTTCCGAAGCATCTCAAGACGACACtagttatgaatttgaattgccTTTCTTCTTGGGCCCTATAATCACAAACCCAAGTTATTATCTATCGTCGAAATTGTCTTCCTATCCAGCAATGATAGACCTATCTGAAAATAACATTGGTGGTGAGATACCTAATGAGATCGGCCAACTGCAGCATCTCCGCATGTTGCGTCTTGGCTACAACAACTTCTTTGGCGTCATTCCAGACCAAATATCtaatctaaaaaatttagaggTTTTAAGCCTCTCAATGAATCACTTGTCCGGAATAATCCCATCGTCATTGGAGAgccttaattttttgaaagaatttaATGTCTCATACAATAATCTCAAAGGACCAATACCAACAAGCACCCAGCTCCAAAGCTTCGATGCTTCTGCCTTTGAGGGTAATCCCAATCTTTGTGGTGCCCCACTTCCAAATGAGTGTGGTCGACCAAATAAGGTCATTGAGGAAgataataacaacaacaaagacGAGGGGAATGGGCATCAACTTCCATGGTTTTATATTTCTTCTGTTGTGCTAGGGTTTATAGTGGGATTTTGGGGAGTTTTtggttatttaatttttaacaagaGATGGAGGTATGCATAG
- the LOC18779781 gene encoding receptor-like protein 2 isoform X1, translating into MLVQPYNLMAHSFLLFLLFSDIISTNIHACKQTERSSLISFGSTLSSPPLNWTSIDCCRWKGITCNQDGWVTHLLLPFKGIKGGISPSLGNLTHLTHLNLSHNSLYGSLETQFFLSLNRLEFLDLSYNLLSGELPFSLLSSSIRTVDLSSNHFHGSIPSFIFQRASNLTSFNVSNNTFTGYVPSSICLHSSPFVRLLDFSSNEFSGNLALGLGECSKLEVFRAGHNNLSGLLPEDIYNATKLEEIAVPLNSLRGAISEKIVNLTNLAILDLYINELSSELPFNLGKLSKLKFVNLDFNNLEGALPPSLMNCTNLIELHLGFNNLEGDISMLDFYRLSQLTKLDLRVNSFTGTLPTSLYSCRSLKAIGLTRNHLEGQIQAEILSLKSLSFLSLGYNRFTNLTGAMKILMSSESLHTLLLTGSFVGEGMPSDDDMVGFDGFQNLWMLSLAYCDLTGQIPVWLSKLKNLELLSLNFNQITGRIPSWLGTLPRLFYINLSYNRISGEFPKQLCRLPSLVYGPVASQVDQYEFELPLFKITGKRQTYPPRRLSYFPGLIDLSHNNIYGDIPTEISQLQLLRELYLNSNNFAGVIPDQISDLKDLEVLNLSMNHLSGKIPSSLVSLNFLKRFDVSYNNLQGPIPTSTQIQSFNTSSFAGNPKLCGAPLPNKCGPNKGIDEDNKNNKDSDNWLHQLPWFYIFAALGFIVGFWGVCGSLVINKTWRYTYFQFIDTMNRRLRG; encoded by the coding sequence ATGCTAGTGCAGCCTTATAACTTAATGGCTCAtagcttccttctcttcctcttattCTCTGACATTATATCTACAAACATTCATGCCTGCAAACAAACTGAACGAAGCTCCCTCATATCCTTTGGCTCCACTCTATCTTCTCCTCCTTTAAATTGGACATCCATTGATTGCTGTCGTTGGAAGGGCATCACTTGTAATCAAGATGGTTGGGTCACCCATTTGCTCTTGCCTTTCAAAGGGATCAAAGGAGGTATCTCTCCTTCACTTGGAAATCTCACACATCTCACCCACTTGAACCTTTCCCACAATTCACTATATGGTTCACTTGAAACTCAGTTCTTCTTGTCTTTGAATCGACTCGAGTTCCTTGACTTGAGCTATAATCTTCTTTCTGGAGAGCTACCATTTTCTCTACTATCCAGCAGTATCCGGACAGTCGATTTGTCCAGTAATCACTTTCATGGTTCAATTCCATCTTTCATCTTCCAACGAGCAAGCAACTTGACTAGTTTCAATGTCAGCAACAATACCTTCACAGGGTATGTCCCATCCTCTATCTGTCTCCATTCTTCTCCCTTTGTTAGgctattggatttttcttccaatgaATTCAGTGGCAACCTTGCTCTTGGGCTAGGGGAGTGTTCCAAACTTGAGGTTTTTCGTGCTGGTCACAATAACCTTTCAGGTTTACTTCCAGAAGATATCTATAATGCTACcaaacttgaagaaattgcAGTACCTCTCAATTCACTACGTGGAGCCATTAGTGAAAAAATTGTCAACCTCACCAACCTTGCAATCCTTGACCTCTACATTAATGAATTGAGCAGCGAGCTTCCTTTCAATTTGGGGAAGCTCTCCAAGTTGAAGTTTGTGAACCTTGATTTCAACAATTTAGAAGGTGCTTTGCCCCCATCTTTGATGAATTGCACAAACCTTATAGAACTACATTTGGGATTCAACAACTTGGAAGGAGATATCTCCATGCTTGATTTCTACAGACTTAGTCAACTCACAAAACTTGACTTAAGGGTGAATAGCTTCACTGGTACGTTGCCAACAAGCCTTTACTCATGTAGGTCCCTAAAAGCCATTGGATTGACTAGAAATCATCTAGAAGGACAAATACAAGCCGAGATTCTTTCATTGAAATCCTTATCCTTCCTCTCGCTTGGTTACAATCGATTCACCAACCTCACAGGGGCAATGAAGATATTAATGAGTAGCGAAAGTCTTCACACACTCTTGCTTACTGGTTCCTTCGTAGGTGAGGGAATGCCTTCTGATGATGACATGGTTGGTTTTGATGGATTccaaaatctttggatgttGAGTTTGGCCTATTGTGACCTCACTGGTCAAATACCTGTGTGGTTATCAAAGCTAAAAAATCTAGAGCTCTTGAGTCTAAATTTTAATCAAATCACAGGGCGAATTCCAAGTTGGCTAGGAACTCTTCCTAGACTGTTTTATATCAACTTGTCATACAATCGAATTTCAGGTGAATTTCCAAAGCAACTTTGTAGACTACCAAGTTTGGTTTATGGACCTGTTGCATCTCAAGTAGACcaatatgaatttgaattgccTCTCTTCAAAATCACAGGTAAACGACAAACTTATCCACCGCGCAGATTGTCTTACTTTCCAGGATTGATAGACCTATCTCACAATAACATTTATGGAGATATACCTACTGAGATCAGCCAATTACAGCTTCTCCGCGAATTGTATCTTAACTCCAACAACTTCGCCGGCGTCATTCCAGACCAAATATCTGACCTAAAAGATTTAGAGGTTTTGAACCTCTCCATGAATCATTTGTCTGGAAAAATCCCATCGTCTTTGGTGAgccttaattttttgaaaaggtTTGATGTCTCATACAATAATCTCCAAGGACCAATACCAACAAGCACTCAAATCCAAAGCTTCAACACTTCTTCCTTTGCGGGGAATCCAAAACTTTGTGGTGCCCCGCTTCCAAACAAGTGCGGACCAAATAAGGGCATTGATGAAGataacaagaacaacaaagacaGTGACAATTGGCTACATCAACTTCCATGGTTTTATATTTTCGCTGCATTGGGATTCATAGTGGGATTTTGGGGAGTCTGTGGTTCTTTAGTTATTAACAAGACATGGAGATACACATATTTTCAATTCATCGACACGATGAACAGAAGGCTTAGAGGCTAA
- the LOC18780103 gene encoding receptor-like protein 2 isoform X1: MAYGFLLFLFFSSIMSTHIHACNQTDRSSLMSFILTLSSLSFNWTSDNCCQWKGIACDQDSRVTHLLLPSKGLKGGMFPSSLANLTHLTHLNLSHNSLFGSLDTQFFVTLNRLEILDLSYNLLSGELPFSLPSSNNIQKLDLSSNHFHGAIPSSFFHQASKLTSFNVSNNTFTGYIPSSICLKHSSPFLRLLDFSSNEFSGNLAPGLGDCSELLVFRAGRNNLSGLLPEDIYNATKLEEISLPLNSLYGAISDKIVNLTNLAILNLLFNHLGSELPLNFGKLSKLKYVNLDFNNLEGYLPPSLMNCTNLEELHVQSNNLEGDISMLDFSRLSQLTKLDIRLNNFTGMFPISLYSCRSLKAIRLSNNHLEGQIQVDILSLKSLSFLSLGFNRFTNITGAMKILMSCKSLHTLLLTGSFKGEGMPGDDDMADIDGFQNLRALSFAECQLTGQIPIWLSKLNKLEILLLGSNQITGPIPSWLGALPRLYHVSLPKNRISGEFPKQLCRLPRLVSEASQDDTSYEFELPFFLGPIITNPSYYLSSKLSSYPAMIDLSENNIGGEIPNEIGQLQHLRMLRLGYNNFFGVIPDQISNLKNLEVLSLSMNHLSGIIPSSLESLNFLKEFNVSYNNLKGPIPTSTQLQSFDASAFEGNPNLCGAPLPNECGRPNKVIEEDNNNNKDEGNGHQLPWFYISSVVLGFIVGFWGVFGYLIFNKRWRYA; this comes from the coding sequence ATGGCATATggcttccttctcttcttatttttctcttccattATGTCCACACATATTCATGCATGCAACCAAACTGATCGCAGCTCTCTCATGTCCTTTATCCTAACtttatcttctctttccttCAATTGGACCTCTGATAATTGTTGTCAATGGAAGGGCATCGCTTGTGATCAAGATAGTAGGGTCACCCATTTGCTCCTACCCTCCAAAGGGCTCAAAGGAGGTATGTTTCCCTCATCACTTGCAAATCTCACACATCTCACCCACTTGAATCTCTCGCATAATTCACTTTTTGGTTCACTTGACACTCAATTCTTTGTGACCTTGAATCGTCTTGAGATCCTTGATTTGAGTTATAACCTTCTTTCTGGAGAGCTACCATTTTCTCTACCATCCAGCAATAATATCCAGAAACTAGATTTGTCTAGCAATCACTTCCATGGTGCAATTCCATCTTCATTCTTCCACCAAGCTAGCAAATTGACTAGTTTCAATGTCAGCAACAATACCTTCACAGGGTATATCCCATCCTCGATTTGtctcaaacattcttctccctTCCTTAGgctattggatttttcttccaatgaATTCAGTGGCAACCTTGCTCCTGGACTAGGGGACTGTTCCGAACTGCTGGTTTTTCGGGCCGGTCGCAATAACCTCTCAGGACTACTTCCAGAAGATATCTATAATGCTACTAAACTTGAAGAAATTTCATTACCTCTCAATTCGCTATATGGAGCCATTAGTGATAAAATTGTCAACCTCACCAACCTTGCAATCCTCAACCTCTTGTTTAATCATCTTGGCAGCGAGCTTCCTCTCAATTTTGGGAAGCTCTCCAAGTTGAAATATGTGAACCTTGATTTCAACAATTTAGAAGGTTATTTGCCCCCATCTTTGATGAATTGTACAAACCTTGAAGAACTACATGTGCAATCCAACAACTTGGAAGGAGATATCTCCATGCTTGATTTCTCCAGACTTAGTCAACTTACTAAACTTGACATAAGACTCAATAACTTCACTGGTATGTTCCCAATAAGCCTGTACTCATGTCGGTCCCTAAAAGCCATTCGATTGAGCAACAATCATCTAGAGGGACAAATACAAGTTGACATTCTTTCATTGAAATCTTTGTCCTTCCTCTCACTTGGTTTCAATCGATTCACCAACATCACAGGGGCAATGAAGATATTAATGAGTTGCAAAAGTCTTCACACACTCCTACTCACTGGTTCCTTTAAAGGTGAGGGAATGCCAGGTGATGATGACATGGCTGATATTGATGGATTCCAAAATCTTCGAGCATTGAGTTTCGCTGAATGCCAGCTCACGGGTCAAATACCTATATGGTTGTCAAAGCTCAACAAGCTAGAGATCTTGCTTCTGGGTAGTAATCAAATCACAGGGCCAATTCCAAGCTGGTTGGGGGCTCTTCCTAGACTGTATCATGTAAGCTTGCCAAAGAACCGAATTTCTGGTGAATTTCCAAAGCAACTTTGCAGACTACCAAGGTTGGTTTCCGAAGCATCTCAAGACGACACtagttatgaatttgaattgccTTTCTTCTTGGGCCCTATAATCACAAACCCAAGTTATTATCTATCGTCGAAATTGTCTTCCTATCCAGCAATGATAGACCTATCTGAAAATAACATTGGTGGTGAGATACCTAATGAGATCGGCCAACTGCAGCATCTCCGCATGTTGCGTCTTGGCTACAACAACTTCTTTGGCGTCATTCCAGACCAAATATCtaatctaaaaaatttagaggTTTTAAGCCTCTCAATGAATCACTTGTCCGGAATAATCCCATCGTCATTGGAGAgccttaattttttgaaagaatttaATGTCTCATACAATAATCTCAAAGGACCAATACCAACAAGCACCCAGCTCCAAAGCTTCGATGCTTCTGCCTTTGAGGGTAATCCCAATCTTTGTGGTGCCCCACTTCCAAATGAGTGTGGTCGACCAAATAAGGTCATTGAGGAAgataataacaacaacaaagacGAGGGGAATGGGCATCAACTTCCATGGTTTTATATTTCTTCTGTTGTGCTAGGGTTTATAGTGGGATTTTGGGGAGTTTTtggttatttaatttttaacaagaGATGGAGGTATGCATAG